Proteins encoded together in one Mycobacterium sp. MS1601 window:
- a CDS encoding DsbA family protein codes for MATKPKKPAKYDLKAGERKRNLAIQIGLTAVVVVFAVALVLYIVMSSDKQSGGQVQAVRVAAADVMTNEGTSDPKAVISLYEDFQCPHCRSFEQAMGPTLKKLVDSGAVAIDYHMVAILDTPTNKNYSTRSANAAYCVANEDTTPMKDSFRRFHGALFAQQPQEGSPAPDNASLIETARQAGVAGEVAECIDKGNYNDMVDGLAAAAGINSTPSVRINGEDYQYSTPEALIAKVEEIVGDVPSLDAAPAPAAS; via the coding sequence GTGGCCACCAAACCCAAGAAACCCGCGAAGTATGACCTGAAGGCGGGCGAGCGCAAGCGCAATCTGGCGATCCAGATCGGCCTGACCGCCGTCGTCGTCGTCTTCGCCGTGGCACTCGTGCTCTACATCGTGATGTCCAGCGACAAGCAGTCCGGCGGCCAGGTGCAGGCCGTACGCGTCGCAGCCGCCGACGTGATGACCAACGAGGGCACCAGCGACCCCAAGGCCGTCATCTCGCTCTACGAAGACTTCCAGTGCCCGCACTGCCGCTCCTTCGAGCAGGCCATGGGGCCCACGCTGAAAAAGCTCGTCGACAGTGGTGCCGTCGCCATCGACTACCACATGGTCGCGATCCTGGACACGCCGACGAACAAGAACTACTCGACCCGCTCCGCCAACGCCGCCTACTGCGTCGCGAACGAGGACACCACCCCGATGAAGGACTCGTTCCGTCGGTTCCACGGTGCGCTGTTCGCGCAGCAGCCCCAAGAGGGTTCGCCCGCACCGGACAATGCCTCACTCATAGAGACGGCGCGCCAGGCCGGTGTCGCCGGCGAGGTGGCCGAGTGCATCGACAAGGGCAACTACAACGACATGGTCGACGGCCTGGCCGCTGCGGCTGGGATCAACTCCACCCCGAGCGTGCGGATCAACGGCGAGGACTATCAGTACAGCACCCCTGAAGCCCTGATTGCCAAGGTCGAAGAGATCGTCGGCGACGTTCCCAGCCTCGACGCGGCACCGGCGCCTGCAGCATCGTGA
- the sepIVA gene encoding cell division protein SepIVA has product MYRVFEALDELGAIVEEARGVPMTAGCVVPRGDVLELIDDIKDAIPGELDDAQDVLDARDNMLREAKQHADGMVSSATAEADSTLGHARGEADRLLADAKSQADRMVAEARQHCERMVGEAREEANRLAANAKRDYETAVGRAKAEADRLVESGNISYEKAVQEGIKEQQRLVSQTEVVQSAQAEAARLIDTAHAEADRLRGECDIYVDSKLAEFEDYLNGTLRSVGRGRHQLRTAAGTHDYVQR; this is encoded by the coding sequence GTGTACCGAGTATTTGAAGCGCTCGATGAATTGGGCGCCATTGTCGAAGAGGCCCGCGGCGTCCCGATGACGGCCGGCTGCGTGGTCCCGCGTGGTGATGTGCTCGAACTCATCGACGACATCAAAGACGCGATCCCCGGCGAACTCGACGACGCCCAGGACGTACTGGACGCCCGCGACAACATGCTGCGTGAGGCCAAGCAGCACGCTGACGGCATGGTGTCCTCGGCCACCGCCGAAGCCGACTCCACGCTGGGGCATGCCCGCGGCGAGGCCGACCGCTTGCTGGCCGATGCCAAGTCGCAGGCCGACCGGATGGTCGCCGAGGCCAGGCAGCACTGCGAACGAATGGTCGGCGAAGCCCGCGAGGAGGCGAACCGGTTGGCGGCCAACGCCAAACGTGACTACGAGACCGCGGTGGGCCGGGCCAAGGCCGAGGCCGACCGACTGGTGGAGAGCGGCAACATCTCCTACGAGAAGGCCGTCCAGGAAGGCATCAAGGAGCAGCAGCGCCTGGTGTCGCAGACCGAGGTGGTGCAGTCGGCGCAGGCCGAGGCCGCCCGGTTGATCGACACCGCCCACGCCGAAGCCGACCGGCTGCGCGGCGAATGCGACATCTACGTCGACAGCAAACTTGCCGAGTTCGAGGACTACCTCAACGGGACCTTGCGTTCCGTGGGCCGCGGCAGGCACCAGCTGCGCACCGCTGCCGGCACTCACGACTACGTGCAGCGCTGA
- a CDS encoding alpha/beta hydrolase has product MSRRRLPTPVLRASTRVSPALFSVLPSPMIRLLNGVRSVVIDGNTLDPTLQLFLGALRLSGVTGMVSDDDVALSRTLMHDVCTALGGPVRQARVDDLVAPGPAGPVTIRRYRADDSAPALVYFHGGGFALGDLDGYDTVCRRICRDAGAQVFSVDYRLAPEHPAPAAVDDCCAAYAWVVAHADELGLDGGVAVAGDSAGGALAAGVAQWAAGSDVPAPSLQFLIYPVADLGAHTRSRTLFADGFVLTGHDMDFFRHAYLDGSAMAVTDPRVSPLLAEDLTGLPPALVVTAGFDPLRDEGDQYAAALDAAGVPVDLRRMGSMTHGFLNFAGLGGGVERSVAEMLSALRAHLRRGDTRAIAPPVR; this is encoded by the coding sequence ATGAGCCGTAGAAGGTTGCCGACGCCAGTGCTGCGAGCCAGCACCCGCGTCTCGCCCGCTCTGTTCTCAGTGCTGCCGTCTCCGATGATCCGACTGCTCAACGGTGTGCGCAGTGTGGTGATCGACGGCAACACCTTGGATCCGACTCTGCAGTTGTTCCTCGGCGCCCTGCGCTTGTCCGGAGTCACAGGCATGGTGTCCGACGACGACGTGGCCCTGAGCCGCACATTGATGCACGACGTCTGCACTGCTCTCGGCGGTCCGGTGCGCCAGGCGCGGGTTGACGACCTCGTTGCTCCCGGCCCCGCCGGCCCTGTCACCATCCGCCGTTACCGCGCCGACGATTCCGCGCCCGCGCTGGTGTACTTCCACGGAGGCGGGTTTGCGCTGGGCGATCTGGACGGTTACGACACGGTGTGCCGCCGGATCTGCCGAGACGCCGGCGCCCAGGTGTTCTCCGTGGACTACCGGCTGGCACCCGAGCATCCGGCGCCCGCCGCGGTCGACGACTGTTGTGCGGCTTACGCCTGGGTCGTCGCGCATGCCGATGAACTCGGGCTCGACGGCGGCGTCGCGGTGGCGGGGGACAGTGCCGGGGGCGCGCTGGCGGCGGGTGTCGCGCAGTGGGCAGCCGGGTCCGACGTTCCGGCGCCGTCGCTGCAGTTCCTCATCTACCCGGTCGCCGATCTGGGCGCCCACACCCGGTCGCGGACGTTGTTCGCCGACGGCTTCGTGCTGACCGGTCACGACATGGACTTCTTCCGGCATGCCTACCTGGACGGATCGGCGATGGCCGTCACCGACCCGCGGGTGTCACCGCTGCTGGCCGAGGATCTGACCGGTCTGCCACCCGCGCTGGTGGTGACGGCGGGCTTCGATCCGCTGCGCGACGAGGGCGATCAGTACGCGGCGGCGTTGGACGCAGCGGGAGTCCCGGTGGACCTGCGTCGGATGGGATCGATGACGCACGGATTCCTCAACTTCGCCGGCCTGGGGGGCGGAGTCGAACGGAGTGTGGCCGAAATGCTGTCCGCGCTGCGGGCTCACTTGCGCCGGGGTGACACCCGTGCAATCGCGCCGCCGGTACGCTAG
- a CDS encoding YceD family protein, which yields MSAAKRAASNTAAAHRHPPSVLVFDISRLGRRPGSMLHVEQTVPSPSRIGLDLIAIQQGAPLELDLDFQSVSEGVLVTGTVDAPTSGECARCLEPVTGTVAIELTELFAYPDSTTEATTEEDEVGHVVDDTIDLEQSIVDAVGLQLPLAPLCGPDCPGLCQTCGVPLATAEPDHHHDVIDPRWAKLSEFLPEGSEGAQ from the coding sequence ATGTCTGCAGCGAAGAGGGCGGCGTCTAATACCGCGGCGGCGCATCGACACCCCCCGTCGGTGCTGGTATTCGATATCTCCCGCCTCGGCCGCCGTCCCGGTTCGATGTTGCACGTCGAGCAGACGGTCCCCAGCCCGTCGCGTATCGGCCTCGACCTCATCGCGATCCAGCAAGGTGCCCCGCTGGAGTTGGATCTCGACTTCCAGTCGGTGTCCGAAGGTGTGCTCGTCACCGGCACCGTCGACGCCCCCACCTCCGGTGAGTGCGCGCGGTGCCTGGAGCCGGTGACCGGAACCGTGGCGATAGAGCTCACCGAGTTGTTCGCCTACCCCGACAGCACCACCGAGGCCACCACCGAGGAGGACGAGGTGGGTCACGTGGTCGACGACACGATCGATCTCGAACAGTCCATCGTCGACGCCGTCGGACTGCAGCTCCCGCTCGCACCGCTGTGCGGCCCGGACTGCCCCGGTCTCTGTCAGACCTGCGGCGTGCCGCTGGCCACCGCCGAGCCCGATCACCACCACGACGTCATCGACCCGCGCTGGGCCAAGCTCAGTGAATTCCTGCCCGAGGGCAGTGAGGGTGCTCAGTGA
- a CDS encoding vitamin K epoxide reductase family protein, translated as MTPETPSESQASRPGVAVGKPSALWILIAGIIGLAAAATLTIEKIELLLDPTYVPSCSLNPVLSCGSVMVTPQASVFGFPNMLIGLVGFTVVIVTGVLAVARVRLPQWYWVGLALGNTFGVAFVHYLIFQSLYRIGALCPYCMVVWTVMIPLFVVSVSIALRPLGGNPVLRVLYQWRWSLVALWFTTVVLMILVRFWDYWSTLI; from the coding sequence GTGACGCCCGAGACTCCGTCGGAGTCGCAGGCGTCACGCCCGGGCGTCGCAGTGGGCAAGCCCAGCGCACTGTGGATCCTGATCGCAGGCATCATCGGGCTCGCAGCCGCGGCCACGCTGACCATCGAGAAGATCGAGCTGCTGCTCGACCCGACCTATGTACCGTCGTGCAGCCTGAACCCGGTGCTGTCGTGCGGTTCGGTGATGGTGACACCACAGGCCTCGGTGTTCGGCTTCCCGAACATGCTGATCGGCCTGGTCGGGTTCACCGTGGTGATCGTGACGGGTGTGCTGGCAGTGGCCCGGGTTCGGCTGCCGCAGTGGTACTGGGTGGGCTTGGCGCTCGGCAACACTTTCGGTGTCGCCTTCGTGCACTACCTGATCTTCCAGAGCCTCTACCGGATCGGCGCCCTGTGCCCGTACTGCATGGTTGTCTGGACGGTGATGATCCCGCTGTTCGTGGTGTCGGTGTCCATTGCGCTGCGCCCGCTGGGCGGCAATCCCGTGCTTCGGGTGCTGTATCAATGGCGTTGGTCTCTGGTTGCGCTGTGGTTCACCACCGTTGTGCTGATGATCCTGGTCCGGTTCTGGGATTACTGGTCCACGCTGATCTGA
- the rnc gene encoding ribonuclease III — protein MTEPDDRRPLIEALGVDLEPELLTLALTHRSYAYEHGGLPTNERLEFLGDAVLGLTVTDELYHRHPDRAEGDLAKLRAYIVNTQALASVARGLTDDGLGHYLLLGRGEINTGGADKSSILADGTESLLGAVYLQHGIDTARKVILRLFGALLDSAPTRGAGLDWKTSLQELCASRGLGSPTYGVSSVGPDHDKEFTATVIVADVEYGAGTGRSKKEAEQKAAEQAYQAIEAQEPDA, from the coding sequence GTGACAGAGCCTGACGACCGCCGGCCACTGATCGAGGCGCTGGGCGTGGACCTGGAGCCCGAGCTGCTCACGCTGGCGCTGACCCACCGCAGTTATGCCTACGAACACGGCGGCCTGCCCACCAACGAGCGGCTGGAATTCCTCGGTGACGCGGTGCTGGGACTGACCGTCACCGATGAGCTGTATCACCGCCATCCCGACCGGGCCGAAGGCGATCTGGCCAAGCTGCGGGCCTACATCGTCAACACCCAGGCGCTGGCCAGTGTCGCCCGCGGTCTCACCGACGATGGCCTCGGGCACTACCTGCTATTGGGCCGCGGCGAGATCAACACCGGCGGCGCCGACAAGTCCAGCATCCTGGCCGACGGCACAGAGTCGTTGCTCGGCGCGGTGTATCTACAGCACGGTATCGACACCGCCCGCAAGGTCATCCTGCGGCTGTTCGGTGCACTCCTCGACAGCGCGCCCACCCGTGGAGCCGGCCTGGACTGGAAAACCAGCCTCCAAGAGCTCTGTGCCTCAAGAGGTTTGGGATCGCCGACGTACGGTGTGTCGTCCGTCGGTCCCGATCACGACAAAGAGTTCACCGCCACCGTCATCGTCGCCGACGTCGAGTACGGCGCCGGAACGGGCCGGTCCAAGAAGGAAGCCGAACAGAAGGCGGCAGAACAGGCCTACCAGGCCATCGAGGCCCAAGAACCGGATGCCTGA
- the mutM gene encoding bifunctional DNA-formamidopyrimidine glycosylase/DNA-(apurinic or apyrimidinic site) lyase, with amino-acid sequence MPELPEVEVVRRGLQAHVAGKAITAVRVHHPRAVRRHEAGPADLTARLLDNQITGTGRRGKYLWLTLGSGEALVVHLGMSGQMLLGPVRRAEHLRIAALLDDGTALSFVDQRTFGGWMLTELTTVDGTEVPDVVAHIARDPLDPRFDRDAVVKVLRGKHSEIKRQLLDQTVVSGIGNIYADEALWRSRVNGARIAETLTKPTLARILDHAGDVMRDALGQGGTSFDSLYVNVNGESGYFDRSLDAYGREGQPCRRCGAVMRRDKFMNRSSFYCPKCQPRPRG; translated from the coding sequence ATGCCTGAACTCCCCGAAGTCGAGGTGGTCCGGCGAGGGTTGCAGGCACACGTCGCAGGCAAGGCCATCACCGCCGTTCGGGTGCATCATCCCCGCGCGGTGCGCAGGCACGAGGCGGGCCCCGCGGATCTGACCGCGCGCCTGCTGGACAACCAGATCACCGGAACCGGCAGGCGCGGCAAGTACCTGTGGCTCACGCTCGGCAGCGGAGAAGCGCTGGTGGTGCACCTCGGTATGAGCGGGCAGATGCTGCTGGGGCCGGTCCGTCGCGCCGAGCATCTGCGCATCGCCGCACTGCTGGACGACGGCACCGCTTTGAGTTTCGTCGACCAGCGCACCTTCGGTGGCTGGATGCTGACCGAGCTCACCACCGTCGACGGCACCGAGGTGCCCGACGTGGTCGCCCACATCGCCCGTGATCCGCTGGATCCGCGGTTCGACCGTGATGCTGTGGTGAAAGTGCTGCGCGGCAAGCACTCTGAGATCAAACGCCAGCTGCTGGACCAGACAGTGGTCTCGGGCATCGGCAACATCTACGCCGACGAGGCGCTGTGGCGGTCGAGAGTCAACGGCGCTCGCATCGCCGAGACGCTGACCAAGCCGACGTTGGCGCGCATCCTCGACCACGCAGGCGATGTCATGCGTGACGCGCTGGGCCAGGGAGGCACTTCGTTCGACTCGCTCTACGTCAACGTCAACGGCGAATCGGGCTACTTCGACCGCTCCCTGGACGCCTACGGCCGCGAAGGGCAACCCTGTCGTCGCTGCGGGGCGGTGATGCGCCGGGACAAGTTCATGAACCGGTCGTCGTTCTACTGCCCGAAATGCCAGCCGCGTCCTCGTGGTTGA
- a CDS encoding pyruvate carboxylase, which produces MFSKVLVANRGEIAIRAFRAAYELKIGTVAVYPYEDRNSAHRLKADESYQIGEVGHPVRAYLSVDDIVGTAVAAGADAVYPGYGFMSENPELAAACAAAGITFVGPSAEVLELTGNKSRAIAAAKAAGLPVLASSAPSADVEELLAAAESMEFPVFVKAVAGGGGRGMRRVAEPAALRESIEAASREAESAFGDPTVFLEQAVINPRHIEVQILADTYGNVIHLFERDCSVQRRHQKVIELAPAPNLDPALRDKICSDAVAFASQIGYSCAGTVEFLLDERGNHVFIEMNPRIQVEHTVTEEITDVDLVSSQLRIAAGESLADLGLSQDTIVAHGAALQCRITTEDPVNGFRPDTGRITAYRSPGGAGIRLDGGTQVGAEVSAHFDSMLVKLTCRGRDFSTAVRRARRAVAEFRIRGVSTNIPFLQAVLDDPDFVAGRVTTSFIDQRPELLTARSSADRGTKILNYLADVTVNKPHGERPSTVYPHDKLPDLDLSVAPRAGSKQKLVELGPVGFAQWLKDSPALGVTDTTFRDAHQSLLATRLRSTGLLKVAPYVARMMPELLSVECWGGATYDVALRFLKEDPWERLAALREALPNICLQMLLRGRNTVGYTPYPEIVTSAFVDEAAATGIDIFRIFDALNNIDSMRPAIDAVRATNTTVAEVAMSYTGDLSNPAEDLYTLDYYLRLAEQIVDAGAHVLAIKDMAGLLRPPAAATLVSALKSRFDLPVHVHTHDTPGGQLATYLAAWQAGADAVDGAAAPLAGTTSQPALSSIVAATAHTDRDTGLDLAAVCELEPYWEALRKVYAPFDVAASGPPSPTGRVYTHEIPGGQLSNLRQQAIALGFGDRFEEIEANYAAADRILGRLIKVTPSSKVVGDLALALLGAGISAEEFAADPAKYDIPDSVIGFLRGELGEPAGGWPEPLHTLALDGRGPAKPETPLSLEDEAVLAQPGGKRQATLNRLLFPGPTKEFEAHRDTYGDTSQLSANQFFYGLRHGDEHRVQLEKGVELLIGLEAISDADERGMRTVMCIMNGQLRPVVVRDRNIASEVPTAEKADKTNPDQVAAPFAGVVTVTVAVGDAIEAGQTIATIEAMKMEAAITAPKAGTVARIAVSATAQVEGGDLLVVVS; this is translated from the coding sequence GTGTTCTCAAAGGTATTGGTCGCCAATCGTGGTGAGATCGCGATCCGGGCGTTTCGCGCGGCGTATGAGCTGAAGATCGGCACGGTGGCGGTCTACCCGTACGAGGACCGCAACTCGGCGCATCGGCTCAAGGCGGACGAGTCGTATCAGATCGGCGAGGTCGGCCACCCGGTGCGGGCCTACCTGTCGGTCGACGACATCGTTGGCACGGCCGTGGCGGCCGGAGCGGATGCGGTGTATCCGGGGTACGGCTTCATGTCGGAGAACCCGGAGCTGGCTGCGGCGTGTGCGGCGGCGGGCATTACTTTCGTCGGGCCTTCCGCGGAGGTGTTGGAGCTCACGGGTAACAAGTCGCGTGCCATCGCGGCGGCCAAGGCGGCCGGGCTGCCGGTGCTGGCGTCCTCGGCGCCGTCGGCGGATGTCGAGGAGTTGCTGGCGGCGGCCGAGTCCATGGAGTTCCCGGTGTTCGTCAAGGCGGTCGCCGGTGGTGGTGGCCGTGGTATGCGCCGGGTCGCCGAGCCCGCGGCGCTGCGGGAGTCCATCGAAGCCGCCAGTCGTGAGGCGGAGTCGGCGTTCGGGGATCCGACGGTGTTCCTGGAGCAGGCGGTCATCAATCCCCGCCACATCGAGGTGCAGATCCTGGCCGACACCTACGGCAACGTCATCCATCTCTTCGAGCGGGACTGCAGTGTGCAGCGTCGCCACCAGAAGGTCATCGAGCTGGCCCCGGCGCCCAACCTGGACCCGGCGTTGCGGGACAAGATCTGCAGTGATGCTGTGGCATTCGCCAGCCAGATCGGCTACTCGTGTGCCGGCACGGTGGAGTTCCTGCTCGACGAGCGGGGCAATCACGTCTTCATCGAGATGAACCCGCGGATCCAGGTGGAGCACACCGTCACCGAGGAGATCACCGATGTCGACCTGGTCTCCAGCCAGTTGCGGATCGCTGCCGGGGAGTCGCTGGCCGATCTCGGGTTGAGCCAGGACACGATCGTGGCCCACGGCGCGGCGCTGCAGTGCCGCATCACCACCGAGGACCCTGTGAACGGTTTCCGTCCGGACACCGGCCGGATCACCGCCTACCGCTCACCCGGTGGTGCGGGGATCCGCCTCGATGGCGGCACCCAGGTGGGCGCGGAGGTCAGTGCCCACTTCGATTCGATGCTGGTGAAGCTGACGTGCCGGGGCCGGGACTTCTCGACGGCGGTGCGTCGGGCCAGGCGCGCGGTGGCGGAGTTCCGCATTCGTGGCGTCTCGACGAACATCCCGTTCCTGCAGGCGGTTCTGGACGACCCTGACTTTGTGGCGGGTCGGGTGACCACCTCGTTCATCGACCAGCGCCCCGAGCTGTTGACGGCCCGTTCGTCGGCGGACCGCGGCACCAAGATCTTGAACTATCTGGCCGATGTGACGGTGAACAAGCCGCACGGCGAGCGCCCGTCGACGGTGTATCCGCATGACAAGCTGCCCGATCTCGACCTCTCGGTGGCCCCGCGCGCGGGGTCGAAGCAGAAGCTGGTGGAGCTGGGTCCGGTGGGGTTCGCTCAGTGGCTGAAAGACAGCCCTGCCCTGGGTGTCACGGATACGACGTTCCGCGACGCGCATCAGTCGTTGTTGGCGACGCGGTTGCGCTCGACGGGTCTGCTGAAGGTGGCGCCGTATGTGGCGCGGATGATGCCGGAACTGCTGTCGGTGGAGTGCTGGGGTGGCGCCACCTACGATGTGGCGCTGCGCTTCCTCAAGGAAGACCCGTGGGAGCGGTTGGCCGCCCTGCGTGAGGCGTTGCCGAACATCTGCCTGCAGATGCTGTTGCGCGGCCGCAACACCGTGGGCTACACCCCGTATCCGGAGATCGTCACCTCGGCATTCGTGGACGAGGCGGCGGCCACCGGCATCGACATCTTCCGGATCTTCGATGCGCTCAACAACATCGACTCCATGCGCCCGGCGATCGACGCGGTGCGCGCCACCAACACCACCGTCGCCGAGGTGGCGATGTCCTACACCGGTGATCTGTCCAACCCGGCCGAGGACCTCTACACCCTGGACTACTACCTGCGCCTGGCTGAGCAGATCGTCGACGCCGGAGCCCACGTGCTGGCCATCAAGGACATGGCCGGACTGTTGCGTCCACCGGCGGCCGCCACCTTGGTCTCGGCGTTGAAGTCCCGGTTCGATCTGCCGGTGCATGTGCACACCCACGACACCCCCGGTGGGCAGCTGGCCACCTACCTCGCGGCCTGGCAGGCCGGCGCCGATGCCGTGGACGGGGCGGCCGCACCGTTGGCGGGCACCACCAGCCAGCCCGCGCTGAGCTCGATCGTGGCCGCGACCGCGCACACCGACCGCGACACCGGCCTGGACCTGGCCGCGGTGTGTGAGCTCGAGCCGTACTGGGAGGCGCTGCGCAAGGTCTATGCGCCATTCGATGTTGCAGCGAGTGGTCCTCCCTCTCCCACGGGCCGGGTGTACACCCACGAGATCCCGGGCGGGCAGCTGAGCAATCTGCGCCAGCAGGCCATCGCCCTGGGATTCGGGGACCGCTTCGAAGAGATCGAGGCCAATTACGCAGCGGCAGACCGCATTCTGGGCCGGCTGATCAAGGTCACTCCCAGCTCGAAGGTGGTCGGCGACCTCGCGCTGGCCCTCCTCGGTGCCGGTATCTCCGCCGAGGAGTTCGCCGCTGACCCAGCCAAGTACGACATCCCTGACAGTGTGATCGGGTTCCTGCGCGGCGAACTCGGCGAGCCGGCGGGCGGATGGCCGGAACCGTTGCACACCTTGGCTCTTGACGGCCGCGGCCCGGCCAAGCCGGAGACCCCGCTGAGCCTCGAGGACGAGGCGGTTTTGGCCCAGCCCGGCGGCAAACGTCAGGCCACGCTGAATCGGCTGCTGTTTCCTGGCCCCACCAAGGAATTCGAGGCGCACCGCGACACCTACGGCGACACCTCCCAGTTGTCGGCCAACCAGTTCTTCTACGGGCTGCGCCACGGCGACGAACACCGGGTGCAGTTGGAGAAGGGCGTGGAACTGCTGATCGGGTTGGAGGCCATCTCCGACGCCGACGAACGCGGCATGCGCACCGTCATGTGCATCATGAACGGCCAGCTGCGCCCGGTTGTCGTCCGCGACCGCAACATCGCCTCCGAGGTACCCACTGCGGAGAAGGCCGACAAGACCAACCCGGACCAGGTGGCCGCACCGTTCGCCGGTGTCGTCACCGTCACCGTCGCTGTCGGCGACGCGATCGAGGCAGGGCAGACCATCGCCACCATCGAGGCCATGAAGATGGAAGCCGCCATCACCGCCCCCAAGGCCGGCACTGTCGCCCGCATCGCCGTCTCAGCCACCGCCCAAGTCGAAGGCGGTGACCTGCTGGTGGTCGTCAGCTGA
- a CDS encoding aldo/keto reductase produces the protein MTLTGQSGTVPSIGLNDENTMPALGLGVGELGDAETEHAVSTALELGYRLIDTAAVYGNEAAVGRAIAASGIPRAEVFVTTKLAVADQGFQSSQDAIKASLERLGMEYVDLYLIHWPYAEGGKYIDSFGGMMRSQADGLAKSIGVCNFTAEHLSDIIDLTFFTPAVNQIELHPLLNQSALRAVNADHGIVTEAYSPLGIGKVLQNPAVTTIAASYGKSPAQVLIRWNLQLGNVVIPRSSSAERISENLDVFGFELSAADMETLNGLDEGTRFRPDPMTYTGP, from the coding sequence ATGACGTTGACCGGCCAGTCGGGGACCGTTCCATCGATCGGACTCAACGACGAGAACACCATGCCGGCGCTCGGCTTGGGCGTCGGCGAGCTCGGGGATGCCGAGACCGAGCACGCGGTGTCCACCGCGCTCGAACTCGGATACCGCCTGATCGACACCGCCGCGGTCTACGGGAACGAAGCGGCAGTGGGGCGCGCGATCGCCGCCTCCGGCATCCCGCGCGCCGAGGTGTTCGTGACCACCAAGCTGGCGGTGGCCGACCAGGGTTTCCAGTCCTCACAGGACGCCATCAAGGCAAGTCTCGAGCGCCTGGGCATGGAGTACGTCGACCTGTACCTGATCCACTGGCCTTACGCCGAGGGCGGCAAGTACATCGACAGCTTCGGCGGCATGATGCGATCGCAGGCCGACGGCCTGGCCAAGTCCATCGGCGTGTGCAACTTCACCGCCGAGCACCTCTCCGACATCATCGACCTGACGTTCTTCACCCCTGCGGTGAACCAGATCGAGCTGCACCCGCTGCTCAACCAGTCGGCACTGCGCGCCGTCAATGCCGACCACGGCATCGTCACCGAGGCCTACAGCCCGCTGGGCATCGGCAAGGTGCTGCAGAACCCCGCGGTCACCACCATCGCGGCGTCCTACGGCAAGTCGCCCGCACAGGTTCTGATCCGCTGGAACCTGCAGCTGGGCAATGTGGTGATCCCACGCTCCTCGTCGGCCGAGCGGATCTCCGAGAACCTCGACGTCTTCGGTTTCGAGCTCAGCGCCGCCGACATGGAGACACTCAACGGCCTGGATGAGGGCACCCGGTTCCGCCCGGACCCGATGACCTACACCGGTCCTTAG
- the coaD gene encoding pantetheine-phosphate adenylyltransferase, whose translation MSGAVCPGSFDPITLGHLDIFERAAAQFDEVVVAVLVNPNKVGMFTLEERIALIEESTTHLPNLRVESGQGLVVDFVKARGLTAIVKGLRTGTDFEYELQMAQMNKHVAGVDTFFVATTPQYSFVSSSLAKEVATLGGDVSDLLPGPVNARLRAKLGRD comes from the coding sequence ATGAGCGGCGCCGTGTGTCCAGGTTCCTTCGACCCGATCACGCTAGGCCATCTCGACATCTTCGAACGCGCCGCGGCACAGTTCGACGAAGTGGTGGTGGCTGTATTGGTGAACCCGAACAAGGTGGGCATGTTCACCCTGGAGGAGCGCATCGCCCTGATCGAGGAGTCGACCACCCACCTGCCGAACCTGCGGGTGGAGTCGGGGCAGGGGCTGGTCGTCGACTTCGTGAAGGCCCGGGGCCTGACCGCGATCGTCAAGGGGCTGCGCACCGGCACCGATTTCGAGTACGAGCTGCAGATGGCGCAGATGAACAAGCACGTGGCCGGGGTGGACACCTTCTTCGTCGCCACCACGCCGCAGTACTCGTTCGTCTCGTCGTCACTGGCCAAAGAGGTGGCCACCCTCGGCGGTGACGTCAGCGATCTGCTGCCCGGGCCGGTGAACGCGCGGCTGCGGGCGAAGCTCGGGCGTGACTGA